Proteins found in one Pirellulales bacterium genomic segment:
- a CDS encoding DUF1080 domain-containing protein, producing MMYATKRWVCLIATVAIFSSGPSAIAETVSATGTVEAVDAARGTVTVRRKTVNGEKTATLTVGTAARIVDETAQPTELGSLAKGDHVELAYDTESKAITRIRIVRRAAQGRDSAAAAGGVPLFNGDDLEGWSFVTAPKLKRINADLRFDECWGADAQRHVLFATGKGHTWLESAGKYDDFVLSLEWRFVPGAQRDPNGGGVVIRASGIHSWGIDPRGIEVDLSEEHTGAFICYGTPLANGKKRAVGEGTQLLDVMREPELNQHGEWNSITIRCQSDRITVSVNGKQVNEGSGARAKQGAICLRSQSSAIEYRNVRLTPINVGVSAAAAARSLVGDSLDGWRAYGSNDTPKWLVEDGVLVNYAQGPWLATKEEFGDFDLHLEFSLPPECNSGIYLRGRYEIQLIDSAARVQGRPPKPVQRCGAIYGQTAPSRDVYKGPNQWNTLDVRIEGKTVTVRMNEVTVIREAKLKGVTQGAPFKDEPNRGPIALQSHGVTGAKFRNITVTPR from the coding sequence ATGATGTATGCCACTAAGCGATGGGTCTGCCTGATTGCCACCGTTGCGATTTTTTCTTCGGGTCCATCGGCGATTGCCGAGACTGTTTCCGCGACCGGCACCGTTGAAGCGGTCGACGCCGCGCGGGGAACGGTGACGGTGCGCCGCAAAACGGTGAACGGCGAAAAGACGGCCACGCTGACTGTCGGGACGGCGGCCCGAATTGTCGACGAGACGGCGCAGCCCACCGAGCTTGGATCTCTGGCGAAGGGAGATCATGTCGAGCTCGCCTACGACACGGAATCGAAGGCGATTACAAGAATCCGAATCGTCCGGCGCGCCGCGCAAGGGCGAGACAGTGCGGCTGCCGCCGGCGGTGTGCCGCTCTTCAACGGCGACGACCTGGAGGGATGGAGTTTTGTGACGGCGCCGAAGCTGAAGCGAATCAATGCGGACCTTCGCTTTGACGAGTGCTGGGGCGCAGACGCCCAGCGCCATGTGCTCTTTGCCACCGGAAAAGGACATACCTGGTTGGAAAGCGCCGGGAAATATGACGATTTCGTTCTCTCGCTGGAGTGGCGGTTCGTGCCCGGCGCGCAGCGCGACCCAAACGGCGGCGGTGTCGTCATTCGTGCCTCGGGCATCCATTCCTGGGGCATCGACCCGCGCGGAATCGAGGTCGACCTTTCCGAAGAACACACTGGAGCTTTTATTTGCTATGGAACACCGCTGGCAAACGGCAAGAAGCGAGCAGTCGGCGAAGGTACACAACTGCTCGATGTAATGCGTGAGCCGGAGCTGAATCAACACGGTGAATGGAACAGTATCACGATCCGTTGCCAAAGCGACCGTATCACCGTGAGCGTCAATGGCAAACAGGTCAACGAGGGTAGCGGCGCTCGTGCAAAGCAAGGCGCGATCTGCCTGCGCAGTCAATCGTCGGCGATCGAATACCGTAACGTTCGGCTTACGCCCATTAATGTCGGCGTGAGTGCCGCCGCCGCTGCACGCTCGCTCGTGGGCGATTCGCTCGATGGCTGGCGGGCATACGGATCGAACGATACGCCAAAGTGGCTGGTCGAAGACGGTGTGCTGGTCAACTATGCTCAGGGGCCGTGGTTGGCGACGAAAGAAGAGTTTGGCGATTTCGACCTGCACCTGGAGTTTTCGCTGCCGCCCGAGTGCAACTCCGGCATTTATTTGCGCGGCCGGTACGAGATTCAGCTCATCGACTCGGCCGCCAGGGTGCAGGGCCGTCCACCCAAGCCCGTGCAGCGCTGTGGGGCGATCTACGGGCAAACCGCTCCTTCGCGCGACGTCTACAAAGGACCGAACCAGTGGAACACGCTCGACGTGCGGATCGAGGGCAAGACCGTGACGGTCCGTATGAACGAGGTGACCGTAATCCGAGAGGCGAAGCTCAAAGGTGTCACCCAGGGTGCCCCGTTCAAAGATGAGCCGAACCGAGGGCCGATCGCCCTGCAGTCGCACGGAGTCACCGGAGCAAAGTTTAGGAACATTACCGTCACGCCACGTTAA
- a CDS encoding alpha/beta hydrolase: MSDTIRILSGTLVLLSFAAPLRAETVSATGIMESVDATAGTITVRRKTATGEKSAQFKITRATKVLFDGAVSGLHQFAVGQKVSIVYDTKAKQVTKLEAWSWNAGSPSTAGQAVPQFNRDLPYAEPSDQLQTLDIYAPPNADKLPVILWIHGGGWQTGDKSEVNGKPGAFNEKRFIFVSMNYRLMPAVEMAAIVGDVAKSIRWVHDHVAQYGGAPERLFVMGHSAGAQLAALVCTDERYLKAEGLSLAIIKGCVPVDGDTYDVPLIIETAARRRRALGQPEPIFGHDQKFGGNPAKHRDFSAVNHVARDKGIPPFLLLHVADNVDTTAQAGRLASALTNAGAFVQVFGAKATDHRRIDANLGLANDPSTEAVFQFLMNRPTLRVTK; encoded by the coding sequence ATGTCTGACACGATACGGATTCTATCCGGCACCCTCGTGCTGCTTTCCTTTGCAGCCCCGCTCCGCGCCGAAACTGTATCGGCCACCGGCATCATGGAATCCGTCGATGCCACGGCGGGCACCATCACCGTTCGCCGCAAGACTGCCACGGGCGAAAAATCGGCGCAGTTCAAAATCACGCGTGCTACGAAGGTTCTTTTCGATGGCGCCGTATCCGGACTACACCAATTCGCGGTGGGCCAGAAAGTCTCCATCGTTTACGACACGAAGGCGAAGCAGGTCACCAAGCTGGAAGCATGGTCGTGGAACGCCGGCAGCCCTTCCACTGCTGGACAAGCAGTTCCGCAGTTCAACCGCGATCTGCCCTACGCGGAACCTTCCGACCAGCTCCAGACGCTCGATATCTACGCTCCGCCAAACGCGGACAAATTGCCCGTGATTCTCTGGATACACGGCGGCGGTTGGCAAACGGGTGACAAATCGGAGGTGAACGGCAAACCGGGGGCCTTCAACGAAAAGCGGTTCATCTTCGTTTCCATGAACTATCGGCTTATGCCGGCAGTCGAGATGGCCGCAATCGTCGGCGACGTTGCCAAGTCGATCCGCTGGGTGCATGACCACGTTGCGCAGTATGGCGGCGCCCCCGAGCGCCTCTTCGTGATGGGCCATTCTGCCGGCGCCCAGCTTGCGGCGCTGGTCTGCACCGATGAACGTTACCTCAAAGCCGAAGGGCTTTCCCTGGCCATCATCAAAGGTTGCGTGCCGGTCGACGGCGATACCTACGACGTACCGCTCATCATCGAGACTGCCGCCAGGCGTCGCAGGGCGCTCGGCCAACCCGAACCGATCTTTGGCCACGACCAAAAGTTCGGCGGCAATCCAGCGAAGCACCGCGATTTCTCGGCCGTCAACCATGTCGCCCGCGACAAGGGAATCCCGCCCTTTCTGCTGCTGCACGTGGCCGACAACGTCGATACAACGGCCCAAGCGGGGCGTCTCGCCTCGGCGTTGACCAACGCCGGCGCGTTTGTGCAAGTCTTCGGAGCCAAAGCTACCGACCATCGTCGTATCGACGCTAATCTCGGGCTGGCAAACGATCCTTCGACCGAGGCCGTTTTTCAATTTCTGATGAATCGGCCGACATTAAGAGTGACCAAATGA
- a CDS encoding DUF1080 domain-containing protein, which produces MRIRLIAIACIVLFLGAPLFAETATATGIIEGVDAKARTITVRRKTAKGEKTATLTVAPQVEVLVDGRRNDLSWLKAGQTITVNYDTAAKQVISITVSPAKPSGDSSVADDEADFEPIFNGNDLDGWDGDPKFWTVKNGAITGQTTPGNLANRNTFIIWRQGNVGDFELRLSYRILAGNSGVQYRSSDLGDHVVTGYQCDIEVGDKYSGVLFEEGGRGILAQRGQNTTVGDNHQPQVTGAVGDSAELQRAIKKEGWNDCTIVAQGNRLQHFINGKQMIDVTDNDRQRRKMSGVVALQLHAGPPMTVQFKNIRLKRTVGKNFAPPH; this is translated from the coding sequence CGAAGGAGTCGATGCCAAGGCGCGCACAATAACGGTCCGCCGAAAGACCGCCAAAGGCGAGAAAACCGCCACGCTCACAGTCGCTCCCCAAGTGGAGGTGCTCGTCGACGGCCGCCGCAACGACTTATCCTGGTTGAAGGCCGGCCAGACGATCACAGTTAACTACGATACCGCCGCGAAGCAAGTGATCTCCATCACCGTCTCGCCTGCGAAGCCGTCCGGCGATTCGTCCGTGGCCGACGACGAGGCCGACTTCGAGCCGATCTTCAACGGCAATGACCTCGACGGCTGGGACGGCGATCCGAAGTTCTGGACGGTCAAGAACGGTGCCATCACGGGTCAGACGACACCCGGAAACCTAGCCAACCGAAATACCTTCATCATCTGGCGGCAGGGCAACGTCGGCGATTTCGAGCTACGGCTCTCCTATCGCATTCTGGCCGGGAATTCGGGCGTCCAATATCGCAGTAGCGATCTAGGTGATCACGTCGTTACGGGTTACCAGTGCGATATTGAAGTCGGCGACAAGTATTCGGGCGTTCTGTTCGAGGAGGGGGGCCGCGGAATTCTGGCCCAGCGAGGACAAAATACAACCGTTGGAGATAACCATCAGCCGCAAGTGACCGGGGCTGTCGGCGACTCGGCCGAGCTACAAAGGGCGATCAAGAAAGAAGGCTGGAACGACTGCACGATCGTCGCCCAAGGCAACCGTTTGCAGCACTTCATCAATGGCAAACAGATGATCGACGTGACCGACAACGATCGCCAGCGGCGGAAGATGAGCGGCGTGGTCGCCTTGCAGCTTCACGCTGGTCCGCCGATGACGGTCCAGTTCAAGAACATTCGCTTGAAACGAACGGTCGGCAAGAATTTCGCGCCGCCGCACTGA